From the genome of Mustela erminea isolate mMusErm1 chromosome 3, mMusErm1.Pri, whole genome shotgun sequence:
TCCTCTGTAGGAGATCATTTGCTTACTAACATTCTGGTATCACAATAAATCCTAAAAGCTAAACCTCAAAAGCTGTAGACTTCGCTAGATAAACATCTGCTGTTGTAATGGTGTTTTAAACTGCAGAGTtgctatttaaatattcttaattcttttcatttttataactgagTGGTTGGGAGGATAGAAAAGAGCTATAAGGAATAGTCACCTaactttctttctccccctccccaccccgtttCTTCCTCTATGGAGTCAGAGTTCCCACACCTGACATGCCTTCTTCATGTAGTGACTATGAGAACTGGAAGGGAGAAGAAATTGAAAAGCTCTCCAAAGTTCTGAAGGGACTGCCCTGCAGGAGGCTGTATTTTGTTGATTGCTTACTCACTCTTCAAATGCTTCCCTTGCTCAAATTTCATGAATGTTATATCTGTTCTTTGTTAATGATCCACTGGGAACATGTCTTGGtcatttcataaataatatacattaaatacaGTTTTACAAAATTAACGTTATTCATTAGTCATTCACTTAACCAGCAATTCCTGAGTACTTAGAATAGACCATGCCCTGGGGATACAGTAATGAACCAGAGTCTAGCATCATACCCTTCTCATGGAACTTAATCCCACTTGGAGGAATAGATTTATAAGACAGGATTGTGCAGATTGCAATGACTGCTGTGGTCATGGAGGGCCACATGGAGGAAGTGGCACTTGAGCTGAAGCCTGAGGGATGAGAACAAGCCATACATGGAAGAGctgaggaagaacattccaggaaaGCTTAGCAAGAACAAAGGCCTGGAGGCTGGAAATAGAAAGCAACCAATATGACTATCAGGTGGGAGCTAAGGGGAAGAGCAGAATATGAGCATAGTCTGGACCAGACCAGATCACATTTCCAAGAGGAAATGTGGTTCCCTCTTGAGGAAGCATACCAAATTGATACCCCTATCCTTCTATGAGGTGGGGCTGAGTAATCTGCCCCAGATTCCGGTGTGGGTGAGTGTCGGTGGTACATGGATATGTGGAAAGGCTAGGCAACCAGCCCAAGGAGCACCAGTGTCCAATGATGACATTTCCCTGCAACAGTACTTGTGGGTAGATACAAGGGTAGGTGACCCAAGGCCAGTTTGTCAGGCCagtatttgacccagagagaatGGAATGTTAGTTCACCCACTTTTCTCCTGACTTCAATATGTAGGGCTCTTCACATAAACCAGGACCTACTGGAGATAACGCCGATGGTAGGTACCAGGCTACACCAAGAGAAGACCTTTGGCTCATGGGACCAGGAAGCTCACTCTACAGCCCACTGCAGAAGATGATGGGTATCCAGCACTTCAGAGAAGATGGCAGCCCATGATTCCAGAGtttcccctgccctcccttctgTACAGAGCCCTGAACTGAATAACAGGAAGGGGAATGGGAAGAGAGACCCTCAGGCCACCAACTCCTAGCTCAACATTTCCCAGGAGGGGAAGATCATAGATGATGTCTACTGATGAAACATTTCTTTGAATCTTTACAAGACTCTTCTGAGGTAGGCCTTACATGAAAACTGTactcccattccccttcccaTCATCCACATCCACGTCCTTGTTTTACAGTCAGGAAATAGAAGGATGAGAGGCCAAGCAACTCGCCCATATCCTTATGGCCAGCAAGTGATAGAAGTAACATTGGAACCCAGGAAGTCTGATTGCAAGGTCACAGGTGTTAACCACTACACTCTCCTATTACCCCGCTGGTAACTGGGCAGCCCAGTTTTCTTTCTGGATCTAGCCTCCATCTATCCAGTAAGGGGGCAGTATGGTGTTTTCCTCAGTGTGGAAGGCACATCTGAGGCGATGAGAAAGGATCTCCATGCCTTACATACATGGCATTAAATAGTACTGATCTACACAATGGGAAGGTGATTGCCTTTTCAAGTCTCTTTTACGTCTTCCAATgatgttagaaaaagaaacatttgatcTGATGCTGGCATATCTTTGACATTTCTCTGGCAGGTGCCGATTTCCATTTTTAGAAGAGATTTCCATTTTTACTAAGCTTCAAGAGGCAGGGTCTTCTGTAGGCAGTGATCTCTAGCTGGAATTTACTAGCACTATTGTATTCTCATTGTTACCTTCTATTGTTGctctcatgattttatttttatcagttttttaaatgattacttCTACTTCTGTAAAGTGTTCATGTTGCTATTGTTACAATTCTCTTGTCCATTCCTGCATGGTTATAAGATGGCCTCGGAAGCTCTTGTTATCATATCCACACTTGAATTGCAATAAGGGTTAGGTAAGGGCAGGTCTCAGCTACTTTAGCCTCCTGTTCACCAGAAAAGCTAGTGAATTATAGAGGCATTGCATTGATCAGAACATGTCATGTGGCCCCTTGTAGTAGCGCAGTAGAGGGACTAAAAAAGTGGGTGTTTGGTCGGGCCCATTGCCACCCCGAAATAGTGAGGATTCTATCAGCAAGAAAAGGAGATCACTTCTCTGTAGAGATCAATACTCTGTAATCAAAGAGTTTGCCATAGGCTGGTAGGCCTCTGTAATGTCTCCTTAGTGCCTGCAGAGGACAAGTGTGGAACTGCAGGAGGATTTGGGGAAGTTAGCAAAAAGCCAGTTTTCCCCTTGTTTGCTCTCAAGAGACCTCCTTTCCCCATAGTCCGTCACGACTCCTAAGGGATGGCatgaacagcaacaacaatattACCACACACTCTTACAGGGCAGGTGACTAAATCGTATGGATTTGTCCCACTTGCTAGTGTGGCTCCAAGGAAAAGAATCCCCGCTTTTGCAGCCTCTAGTCTGAGAAAGACACACTTTGTTAAGCCCACACACCCCCAAATGCCTGTCCCTGAAACTAGCTTTGAAACCtcataaaatcataatttttgtgtatgtttcttACTATTTCAAAAActgcttttctcatttatgttTTGATTCAACAAGCATTTAGTGATAGACCGCACTTCCACAGGTGCCTGCCTGGGGGCTGAGGATACAAGGCTGAACTAGACACATATACATTCTGTTCCTCAGCTTTCCCACCTATAAAACAATGGGGATAATCATAGTACTTATCTCATAGAGCAACAGTGAGACAACTTTCTGGCtcatagaggaaaaaaacagcCTCATCAAAGAGGCAGGAAGCTAAGATAcaagattatttattaaaaaataaaaaatgggctcaggtcatgatcttggggcagtgagattgagcctcaactcaggctctgcactcagcagggagcctgctggagattctctctccctctgagcctcccctttctctctctctctctaaaataaataaatacttaaaaaaaataaaagataaaaaatggggATGACAAATTAGTATCCACCTAATTTAGTGTCTATATGTCATACATGGCTTAATTCCCATCAGGTGCTTAAAATGGTGTCTAGtatgtagtaagtgctcaataaatgctagctgtTATCCTATTTCAAGCACTGAGTGTTGACTGGATGCTGTGCAGGGTTACATAATTTCCCTAAAGACACTAAGGAATCCTCAAGGCCGATTTTAATAGACACTGTTGCTACATTCTTGCTGGTACAGTTAAAGAGTTCCTCCTTCAGACACCCATTTAAAGGAATACTTGCCCAAAGATGCATTTGTATGAGATAGAGAATCTGGCCCGAGGCGTGAAAAACACTGTTATGATTTGAGGATAAAGTACAGTAAGGTTAAGGTTGCAGTGGGTTCACCAGCGTGAGCTTGCAAAATCCTGACAGAGCAGCTCACAGGCATAATTTCTCatttccccgccccctcccggcccTTCATTAGAACACCCATGACTGGCTAGTGGATCAGCATTTCCAATAAAgtaaaaaggggaaaatacagACCTGGGTgttcatggaaaatattttaactctCACAACTAGAGcatctgtcttaaaaaaaaaaattatggttttaaGATCTTTAACTTTTCCTTCAGCATCTCGGTACCCAACTTTTGAAAAgcatcttttctggagaatgacATTTCCCAGCACAATGTCACATAGTCTTTGCCAAGTGACTCAGTtcaacatatacatgtatattttcaatGTCAAGTGACCCAATCTTACATAGAAAAAGTGGGCACCTGGTATCAGTTTGATGTCAGGGTTTTCCCAGGTTTGCAGGGGAGCTTTAAATACGACTCCATCTCAAGGCATCTGCAAGCCAGCTTGCACCTCCGTGTCAAGATGCTCCTGCCCGTGGTGGTCCttgcctctgccctgctcctctGCTCCGTGACCAGCAAGAGTTGTCCGACCTTCATAGGGATCAGGGATGTCACACACCTCATTGACAAATTGCAGGTAAACAGCAGAGCAGGGTGCCGGCCGGAAAGGCAGCTATTGAAAACTTAGGTGAAACGTAAGAATGAAAAACTCACCGCCCATTATGGGTTCTTGTTTTTCTACTTACTTTAGGAACATCCAGCTTTAAAATGCAACTGCAGCCGCGCCAATGTGAGTCAATGCTCTTTTAAGAACTTTGCAAACTTACTGCCATGCTTGCATCGGGCATCCTCActctggaatttttcttttgcaGGTGACCGATTGTTTGTGTCTGACTATTCCTTCTGTAAGTATAGTAAAACAACATAATCTCGACCTTGTATTCTTTAAAAGtttcaagtaaaaatgaattGCTCTATTTGATCTTTTAAGTAAGAAGATGTTACTCGATTGTAATTGTTATGGCTCAgtgtttccttttaaaagcagCCTCCTGAAATTCTATACCATCTACATCACTTTGTATCTAGTCAGCTTTATGCCCTTTCAGAAGGATTGAACACTCttcaatcctttaaaaagaatctTGTATGTCTTTTTAGATTAGTGGCCATGTGCACAGATAAATGACACCAGAGCTGAGAATATCAGAATATAGCTTATATCATATTGCTTACTGATTTATTCCCTAAAACTCTAGAGTAgcaaaatgagtaagtaaaagtaactctttttctttcctcttgcatGAACTATCCAGGTGCTAGaccttttctcccctttcctcccttcctatcTGTCTTTTTGGCTGATGTAGGGTGGCTGTTGCAGTTTGAATGCTGGGAGGTTAGGGTTTCTAAGGCAGAGGGAAGGTGAAAAAAAGGGTTCCCGGGAGTCATTTATTCCCCATGTAGGCAAGGAGGAAGAGTGGCAGAAACTTTCTGGTTTAGGTGAGGAAGGAAGCAAACCCTGGGAGAATCTGAGCTTCTCACTTTAGCTGGGGTCAGATATCATAGCCCATCAGGGGGCATCCCTTCAAGGAGATGAGTGTGGGGTGCCTTCTGAGGATGGACCATGCATCTATAGTCCAGGCCAGACCCTCAGTTTATGGTCCATGATTTTAGTTTGCATGAAACACCGGCTCTATTCATTTGGCACATCCCATCAGACTGGTATGAgaaagcttttcctctctctctactttggACCTTACTATTACAAGACATACAGCAGAGGAACATCAGGGGCTAAGGAGACTAGAACTAGTTTCCCAGCATCCATAGGCTTTGTGTTCCTTGGATGGAACCAACTGGAAATCTCCAAGGAGGGTCACTGAGGAAAAATGGTCTCACCTCAAAATGCTGATCATTTCCTAGACTAGGAAGGGACAGGTCTAAATACAATACCAGTTTAGGTTACGTTAGGTTAAGTTAAAATAGCATCTGAAGGCATTCTCTTTGTGATTCTTCTCAAAGTAGTCCTCGGAAGGTTTCTTTGaatcaattctttttatttaccaGGACAGCTGCACCACACCGTGCTTCCAGGAAGGTCTGTCCCAGATGACCAACTCCACTGTGGGAACAAGATACCCCCTGATTTTCAATCGAGTAAAAAGAACAGTCCAAGacctaaagaaaaacaagtgcCAGGTGACTTTGTTTTTATCTGTGATATGCTGTGCTTAGTTGTGTTTATGTGAGGGTCAATGACAACTCTAtcgaaatgaaaaaaggaaaagggatgaTGAACTTGGAATTGGTAGCTCAAGGTCAGTAAGAGAACTCTAAGAAATTTACccagactgacaaaagtaaagtGAGAGCTGCCCCAGATAGTCCATTATTCcctctagttttaaaaaatactcacaCCCATGTTGCCATTCACTCCTCTTGAATGGCGAAAGCATTTGTCCTGATTGTAGTTAGAAGCTGAAATCTGGGGGATCAGAGCTGTGTCTCAAAGGATGCTAGCTAAGTTACACTAGGGCACCTTCTCTTCTTCAGCATATGCCCTGGTCCCTGGAGGGAAAGTTGGGTGGAACTCCTTGGGATTTACCATCTCCACAACTGTCCCCAGAAGGCTGAGAGCCCTTCCTTCAACTACTTGCTGAGCTACTTACCATCAACAGCACTGGAGTTCTAAATGCTTAATATTTACTGTTTCATTGCAATACCATTCCAATGACAGTTGTTTCAATGATCATTTATCATCCTCACTTTatgggaggaggaaacagagaaacagatgCTCAGTGAGCTTAACCAATTTGCCTAAGGCTAGATACTTAATGAGGGGCAGAGTTGAGATTGGAAGTCTGGTCTATCTGACCCCAAGTCCCACTCTTAGCCATGACCTTGGAAGGacaaccaaaaaggaaaataaaacgtTAAGACTCAAATAATCCTGAGTTTTCCTCTAATGAGGAGATTTAGGACCATTtgatgggagtgtgtgtgtgtgtgtgtgtgtgtgtgtgtgtgtgtgtgtgtgagagacaccGCAGGAACAGTAGCAGAATGTTAGCCACCTGCATTGTCTATGCAACATGCTAGCCCCGGACCTTCCCGAGTATTTGCCGTCTGCTGCCTGCATACCCCGCCCCACAGCACCCCTACCCCACCTCAGTACTCTAAGCAGGGTGATTCCTGGTCCACACTGTTCTAGTCACTCTGTCTTCGCTAACTTTTCTCCCCACAGTTTTTTTCCTGTGAGCAGCCATGTAACCAAACCACAACAGGCAACATGCTGACGTTTCTGCGGAGTCTCCAGGAAACTCTTCAGAAACAAAGGGCCATAGGCAGAGTCTGaagatgaaatattatttatgctatttattgaatgaaaaagcCTCCCCTTTAATCTGGGGCCATTAAAAACTCAAGTAAAGCCATGCTAAATCAAAATCAGTTGTAATTAACttgtttaaaattgtattttattttggaataaatatatatgaagaaaaagaacaccaTCTGGTCTCCAGGTGCTTATTTGCTCCttgctgctcagaaaaaaaagaaagctacaaatACCGTGAAGGGACTGAATGGATCAAGGACTCCTGTAATAACAAGATTCCTTATCCTGAGCAGACTGGGAGACCCACTGCTCATGCCTGGGGACACAGAGGTCACAGTTAGGAGTGGTGTGTGGGGTTGGTCTGAGGGCTGCTCTCAGGGAGGCTCAGGACACCCTCCTtgtgggtgctgggggagggaggttcAGGGCACTGCCGAAGAGTTCAGGGTACTGAGAAACCACCTGTGTATCTGAAACAGGAGAACATGTGGTAAGCCCAGGAGGTAGAAGCCTACCCAGAAATGTGGGCACCTACACACAGAAGACAGCAGTGTTTGAAACTAAGCCGGGGGAGACCCACAGGACACACTCTCTGAGTTAGAGCAATCCAGGGATCAACAGTCACCTATTCATCCCCAAAGACCTTCCACAAGTGCCCACCACACGCCGGGCAGTGTGCCCAGCCAGGGTGCGGAGCTTAACGGGGACTCTCCCGAAGGGATCCTTGGACTAGGTTGTTGACTTGGCATATGGAGCTCTCTCTGacgttacatttttttttaaagattttatttatgtatttgacagagagatcacaggtaggcagagaggcaggcagagagagaaagggggaagcaggctccctactgagcagagagcccgatgtggggctccatcccaggatcctgggatcatgacctgagccgaaggcagaggcttaacccactgagtgacccaggtacccctctgaTGGTACATTTTATATGTCAGCTAGACCAGGCCACAATGTGCCCAGATATTTAACTAAACATTGCTTTGgggtgtgtctgtgaaggtgtttctggGTGGGGTTAGCATTTGAATGAGTATATGGGCAGTGCAGCTCAGTGTGGATGGGCCTCATGCAAATCCACACAGGCCTGAAAAGGCCAAGGGAGCATTGGCCCTCTCTGTGCTGACCCCATAAGCTGGGACACTTGCTCCACATGGACTGGGACTTACACCATCATCTCCTGGCTTTCAGGTCTCTGGACTCATATTATTTCCACACCAGCCACTTTCCTGGACCTGGAGCTTGCAGAGAGCAGAGCATGGCACTTCTCAGCCTCCTTAAtggcatgagccaattccttattaTCTATCTGTGTGTCTATTGTTcgatttctctggagaaccctagcTAATACACTATCCACCTGACTTCAATATTCAACCTGCCCTTTCCCTCAGGAACCCAGATCCTATCTTCTGTTCCATGGTACTGACTACCTTCTATGATGCTCTGGCATTCCTGACTTGACCATGTTTGCTGTCTgttgtctgtctctccctgcccagATGTCAGCTCCCTGAGGGGAGAGAACTTCCTCAGCTCACTGTTGCAGCCCAGATGCCTTTCCTGAGCCTGTACTCCTTGTATGCCAGAGCAGAAACTCCATAAAC
Proteins encoded in this window:
- the IL9 gene encoding interleukin-9; translation: MLLPVVVLASALLLCSVTSKSCPTFIGIRDVTHLIDKLQEHPALKCNCSRANVTDCLCLTIPSDSCTTPCFQEGLSQMTNSTVGTRYPLIFNRVKRTVQDLKKNKCQFFSCEQPCNQTTTGNMLTFLRSLQETLQKQRAIGRV